TTAATCATATAAATCTCATACAAATCTCACACGAATACgagcaaaaaaaacaaaccaaTCCGACCCTCTCTCCTGAAGCACAAACTGCTTGCCTCTCACTCCGAGATCCCAAAAGACTTATTCAGAAATACTCGGCACTTACTCCAAAAGTCTTATTCAGAAAAGCCCGACACGTAACCCTCCGCCTGCTGAGGGGAATTGCCTCTTTACAAACAACACCGTCTTCACCACGGTAAGCACGAAGCCCCATCGGCCGCTGCCCGCAGTACATCCATTCCAACTGTGGAAGAACTTTGGCGTATGCCTCGGCCTGCACGAGCATGCGATTTCTATGGGCTCTTTCCCAGGTGCACTGATCAGTGGCGCCTGGACGTCCATAGTCAACATCGTCATATTCCACTGTCTTGTCAAGATCGAGTCCATAGTCTTCGCCAGCATCATGACGTGGCCGTGCATCTGCATCCATGTAATCCGAATCTATAACAAATATCTCATCGTAATATTTTGTTGGAGATAAATGCTTCAGTTCAAGACGGTAATATGTGTCGTGAAGCAAGGCCAGCGTCTTGAGACGACTCAAGCCTTTCAAATGTCGTCGTAGCTTGCCATGATCAAGTAGCCAATTAGATCTAAAGCCAAAACGTAGGCTGAGTTGCTCGAGTGAACCAATTGTGCCAAGAGCCACCAGTGATGGTTCAGGAAATTCATCCTTGTATTCCCTCAGATAAGGGTATTCCTCCGGATAATAAGGCAGCCTCTTGCCGCTCCATGATAACGAGAGACAGCGAAGGTCATTAAACCTGCCAGTTGCTAGAATAGGGATACAAAGGCTGCTTATTTGATCACCTTTGACAATTATCTCGTGTTCCTCGCTCAGATGAAGTTTCTGCACATGATTATGCCGCTTGATAAACTTGGCAATGGGCATGCACCCCTCGCGTGTAAGGGGCAGATCAGGGACTTCCAAGGTCTGCAAATATGCCAAGGGCTTACAAGTCTCGAGACTCTCGAGGATAAGAGAGATATACCGTCTCGGTAGCCGAAGATGCCTCAACGAAGGACCCATAAATGAGGAGAATGACTCTGGTTTGAAATATAAACGCTCCAGACTAAGACGCTGTAGTCTAGGGAACGTGAGCTTTGAATGGTCTAAAGTGACCGCAAGTTGATCTTCTAGGCTTGCCGTATGCCACCAAGTCAGAGACTCAAGCGTAGAGGAGCAGCTTTGGAAGAGCGTATTGAGGAAAACAGAGGTGGGGTGATGCATCGCCATCGTTGGTGGGTAACCCGGGACTGCATCTTCCCAAGAATCATAAGCAGAAGTTATCAAGTTTACGTCGAGGTCAAGAGAACAAAGCTTCCATTGGACAGGGACCAGAGGCGGTGTCATGGGCCAATGCTTGCTAGGCCGTATCTTTTCGAGCTTAACATGCTCGGCAGAACAACGAGAGATGGCTTCAAGAAAGTCGCTGTCCAATTGAACCTTGTCCTTCCAAACGAGCCCAACAAGGTTAGGCATTTTGGAGGCAATCACTGTGAAGATGCGCTTCCGTTGATTGACGTAGTGTTCCTGAGCTGCGCTTAAGTTCTCGACAATCGTCTCCCGTAGTTGAGTAAAAGGGAGGGAGTCATTAAATCTATCGATATACATGGCGTTGGACAGCTTTGGGTGAATAGTAGAAAGGAAATCCTCCAGAGGTGCAAAGGTAAATTTGCGCACGAAAACGCCGATAGGTAACAAATTTGTCTCGTTGTCGTCATCCAAAGATTCAGTTGCCATATGCAGGAGCAGCTCGTGTGACTGAGGGCTGTAGTCGAAATGAATCTCCTTGAACTGGCACGCACGAGCGAGATATAAACAGATGCTGCTAACGAGCGCGAGAGAAGCCAGAGTTTTTTTGTCGTCTTCAAGAAAATCTAGGATTCtatccagcagctcagcagGCAACTGAAAGAGCTTGGGCTGCGGTTGATGCTTGGATGTATATTTCCGCTGGCGCCTTTGCATAGAGGTATCAAACTCAAGCCTCCGCAATTTGGGCCATCCTTCACATTCTTTGTAACGTCCATTTCTGCTGGAGAATCTACATGGGAATTTCGCAAGCGAAGAACGATCGCTCATGATGAAGATCAGCCGCCAAGGTGAAAGCAAAGATGCGAAAAGAAAGGGGTGATGGAGTGATGAGGATTGGAAGAAAAGTGAGTTTCAGCGCAAATCAAGGACGGTCCTGGAAGATATAAATCCACCCGCTCTTTGATCacagcttttatatattaacaaGCCACGTAGCCTTTGATCAACCACACGTTAGAAACAAGAAGTGAAGCGAAAAAGCGAGTTCAACTCCTCCTTGAACCAGTCATGAACCAACATTGAACATTGCGCAGCAACCAAGCTGAAAGAGTGAAAGACCTTTCGGGGCAAATCTTTGAGATTGGGACACATATTGTCATTTTTTCAGCGGCACTTGGTCCATGTTGGGGTTTGATATGCGTGGATGGGAGTTGAGCAGTTCAATAAGTGAACAGAGCCAGCTCATGAACCTGTGAACAGATCAAGCACAAAAATGTGGAGTCCATAGAACATCTTGAACATCTACTAAGCCAGATAAAATACAAGTACAgataaattataatagtcATTTAATTATTCTCTTAATTTTAGTGATTTTTAAGTATACTCTATAATAGGCAGCGGCATCGTAACCTCtgtgttgaagatggacgCGACGATCCGCCACTTACACCATTCACCCATCTACCCCATATTCAACGTCAACTTAAAAAGACTACAAATCCACATTCACAGAGAAGCCATTCATTCACCAACGCACCTTCATTCTCAAGTTAAAAATGCCACAATCCTACATCATGCACTCTAGCAGGATTTCCCCCAAATAAACCCATCAACACTCAGGTCAAGGGTAGGCATATACATCACGCCACAGGTAGCACAATCCAATACTCACCCATCTCAAGCAGTTTCAAAGTAATAAGTTGCTCTCTACCCAATACGTGCCAAGCCAATATCTCCccaaagcaaaacaagaGCCAGCACATCCATCCCTACATGCAACGTATCAAGAGGAACCTAGCGCTTGACTGACAGCTAGCAGTTAAACCATCACGGTCATACTTGTAATTAGACCATCTCACGAGATAGGACGATCAGTCATGTCTAATTCAGATGGCATATTTACAGAAACATTCGCTCACATTGCAGTAGTCACGCACTGACACAGGCCAAAGCGTCTACACAAATACACTCCGTTCTCTGCATATACGTATACAGCACAACCCTGTCCGCTGTTTCAGACACGCACGTCTAAGCCTCTAAGGTTTGCCACCCACGAGCTATATTTCCGAGGCTCAACCCCCTGCGGAGCATCAGTGAAGGAGTCATGGCGTTTCAGCTCTGCGTCAATGGTGCTTACCTACACGTATGCACATACACCCACGCTATTCAACTTCAACGTACTCGAGAGTAAAGATTGTCACTTCAATAGTTGATTGGACCGTGTACAAAGCATGTATACTTACCACGACTTCAAAATGGGTGCATCCGTGCGTAGGTCTCAATACAACCACACCTATATGCCGACACATTTCGTGACGCCTCTGATCATGACCATATCCATGACGCAAGGAGAGTTGCATAAAGTCTCAAGTATCCAGATACTGAGACAGCATTACCGCCTCGGAGTGCGGCAAAAATGACACTCCCGAGCCAGAAATAAAGTTCCCGGGCGAGATTGACAGTCTTACCTTGTACCTGCTTCGTCTCGGATCTCAAGACAAGCATCGCCTGACGGTAGCTCTGGCAGCGGTTGCTCACATGCATCCCGCGAGATAATCcaaagagagacaagatcCGCAGTGAAAGTCATCCGCGGCCGCGGCTATCCCGTCCTTTGAAAAGAATACCTTTGTATTTCGTCCAGGTACAGTaggagctgcagccgtcCTCAGCTGTGGCTTGTTTGCCACCTGCAAGGTGCCAAAACAAACCGACGTCCCGTCCATCGAATTCCAGGAGAGCTGAGAGCAACCCAATTTCTCAGCGCGCGCCATTGTGTGCAAGGGCGGGAAACCATGACAAAGACACTGCAAGCCATCGATATCCCGCGCCGAGTGATGATCCATCAGGGTTAAGACGCTATATCGAATCGCACAAACACGGGTTCCAGTACGCGCAGGGAGACATTGCTCCCCGGTAAAGCCAAATAGTCCAGCTCGTAATtgtcctttgcctttgtctcAGGACAGGCGGCTAAAGGGCGAGTCTGCTGGGCCTTCGTATTCCCAGATGCCGCCCTGCATGTCCAAAGCCAGTCTATAAGTGCCTCGAACTTTGTGGAAAGCCAGCCCGCAGACTCTGCAGCCCACTACGCACGGACGGTGGTGAAGAGCATGAAATCCAGTCGTACTCGTGCAGCAGTAGGTGTGCTGGTATCCGTCACCGTTAAGCCAATGGTTGCAGCTCACAGACGTTTGTTGAATGGAAGTCGGTTCATCTCCTAGGCGCTTCAAGATGGGAAGAGTTGGAGTATAGACTCAGCCGCAGTATAGACTGTCGATCCTATTTCCACGACAGACACGGCAGAAAAGTCTCAAACAATCTCTTTCCTCGCGGAAACCCACACTATAAAGCGTAGTGTAAGTAATATCCGGGCTTTGTGCAAGCCAGAAATTGAGAATTGAGGCACAGCACAATTAGTGCGCTCCACaagaagcttcttcctcacGCAGCACTGGGGCCGTGCCGTCCGGTCCCACAAGACAGCCCAGGATATCGCAGCTTCCAAAGGCGGCCTGCATCAAGTAGAGCACGTTCAATCTCCGAGCGCGTAGTGGCAGTCGTAGTGGTTGCCGGCAGTGCATCTCGATGGGCAATAACCTTTCGGCTCAACAGCGCTGTAATTTGGGATAATAATAGCATCCAATGCGAGGGAAGCAAGCACCTTGATCAAGAGCCCAAGACGGTTGTTCCAAATGCTGCAAGGACGGCTggttggcaatggcaacgtTCCCGAAGACAAGCTCCGGCCACATGTAGGCACCGCATACCGTAGCACTTTTGCGTCTCGTAAGATTGGCAGACTACTGCAGCTACTGCTGTAGAACCTTGTATTAGTGAGATCGGGAAGACCAACAGTCTGTAGCACCGGGGAATGATACCTCACGGCGTAGACTCGGTCGCACGCCGtagcaaagaagaatccCTCCAAGCTGCCCCACGGATGCATGCCTCCATCGTCTCTGCATCTCAATTGAACAAACACTTGGCTTGGCTTACTCGGAGCGAGACCGACTCCGGATTACAGCGCGATGGTGGTCTGACTTTTGTTAATGCTGGTTTTATTACGGAGCACTGTCGCATCACTTCATCATGTATAGCAGATTATAGAGGGGCCCTTGGGCACTGCGACGTCTCTGCCATGTTTCCTCTGAAGCATGCCCATGGGCTGTTCTTTTGATCTGGGGCACTGGCCAACTCGATGCCAGAGCAAGGGGTTCAAGCAAGTCACAACTGCCCACCAGCCTGTACCATGGCATGGCCTCATGGCAGGCTGGTCGCTTTTCGTCCGCAGCATTCTCGCCCACGGAAGTCCTCCGTAGATCTGACTAGCACTGACTGGACGGGGCCCGCCAAATTCATCTCGGTCCATTCTGGGTCTGTATGCACGCGGCAGGAGAGCATAATTTGGATCAGATTACGATCAATGTCCGACTATGCTTTTCGAGATGACTTTCAAAACGGCATAGAAATTGGTGGCGTTTTTTTGGTTGGTTGTCGCCCCTATTACCGGCAGCCAGAAGACAAAAAGACCCTTTGCAACAGGACCAATACAATCACATGGCTGACGGATTTGCGTGCACGCCATTGACCTCGGCTCGGCGCGCCcagggaagagagaagcTGGTCCCAATAGGCTTAGATGAGGGCAAGGCATGACGACCAAGGAACAGAACAAGCAGGCAGGCAAAAACCTTggttggccagcagctgcagccaagcGCGTCTTCGGCACACATATTGGCATATTAGTCGTCGTACAGAGACGCTTTTCTGCTCTTGTGGCAAGGCTAGAGCAGACTAGCCGATGGACCGTGGACCATATGGAGATCCCATCGGATCAGGCGCCTGGGATAAGCAATTGGCGTCAGGGGGGGTTGCTGCGGGGGAAATTGCGTTGTCGAGAAGCGATGGCCGGCGATTCCAGGCAGGCCGCTGAAGCGCCCATTCCCCGGACTTTTGTGACCGATTCGCTCGGTTGTCAAGCTTccaaggatggcgatgcctgTCCAGTCCTGGCCGTGGACAAGGGGCAAGAAGAACTTTTCGCAAGCACGGACAGAGCACCTTGTGTCGACGGCGTGGAAGAGGAATGGCTGGTCGGCGACGCTGCTAGCCCTTGAGAATTTCACGCCACTCTTCCCGGTCGACGCTCTGGGTAAAGAGCAGCAGGGCTAGCCAAGCACCGGCGATGCTCAGCTCAGGTGCCGCTCTTGTTCCTGCGTTGGGAGTTTTTGCCATGGACGAATCCTTTTCATGAATCCAATTCCGTCGCGTCTGAGTCAAGAATCCTGTCTGGTGGAGCACAATGTCATTCCAAGCTTTGGAGCTACCAATTGCTCGCCTCCGTTGCCCTGTGGCTTCTCGAACGCACGAGGAAGCTTTCGAGGCCTGTAGTTTTGTTGGCTGGGCTTGGACCTGAAGTCTTTTTGTGGTGTGTCCCGTCGGACGTCTGACAGTCGCCATCAAGGAAAAAGGCCGTAGTACCTGGCAATGCTAGCAGAGGTTGTACACACAGACATTGTACAGTAATCCTCGATTTCCCCGCAGGTTCACAGTACCCAGTAGTACAAGCACACGCCATTCGACAAAacaggctgaagaagctggggCATCGAGGGTGTCTGCCTGCAGAATCGAGCAAGGCGCGTAACTAGCACCGTGCTCAATAAGGCGTAGCCTGCTGCTCTGAACTCAAGTTGGCAAAATCCAGAAAAGGCACACATGACGGCGCGCATGGGCAAACAGAGGGAAAAAAGCGCTCCATGACATGATGCTGACGAAAGGTGATGGGATTTGGGATCGGCTCAAGAGTTG
This portion of the Trichoderma atroviride chromosome 6, complete sequence genome encodes:
- a CDS encoding uncharacterized protein (EggNog:ENOG41); protein product: MSDRSSLAKFPCRFSSRNGRYKECEGWPKLRRLEFDTSMQRRQRKYTSKHQPQPKLFQLPAELLDRILDFLEDDKKTLASLALVSSICLYLARACQFKEIHFDYSPQSHELLLHMATESLDDDNETNLLPIGVFVRKFTFAPLEDFLSTIHPKLSNAMYIDRFNDSLPFTQLRETIVENLSAAQEHYVNQRKRIFTVIASKMPNLVGLVWKDKVQLDSDFLEAISRCSAEHVKLEKIRPSKHWPMTPPLVPVQWKLCSLDLDVNLITSAYDSWEDAVPGYPPTMAMHHPTSVFLNTLFQSCSSTLESLTWWHTASLEDQLAVTLDHSKLTFPRLQRLSLERLYFKPESFSSFMGPSLRHLRLPRRYISLILESLETCKPLAYLQTLEVPDLPLTREGCMPIAKFIKRHNHVQKLHLSEEHEIIVKGDQISSLCIPILATGRFNDLRCLSLSWSGKRLPYYPEEYPYLREYKDEFPEPSLVALGTIGSLEQLSLRFGFRSNWLLDHGKLRRHLKGLSRLKTLALLHDTYYRLELKHLSPTKYYDEIFVIDSDYMDADARPRHDAGEDYGLDLDKTVEYDDVDYGRPGATDQCTWERAHRNRMLVQAEAYAKVLPQLEWMYCGQRPMGLRAYRGEDGVVCKEAIPLSRRRVTCRAFLNKTFGVSAEYF